TTCTGTTTTAGTGAGAATGGAGAATGTCTCTTCGTGGGCACAGCAGCAGGTATTTCTGTGATCGGTTGGGAACCAGATCGCGAATTCGATCACATAATATCAACCTGGACAGCGTTAGGCGATATGAAGGTGGTTAATCGAAAGTTGGTATGTCGACTTCCTCAATTTGTTGAATATTATCTTCTGTAAATATTATGGTTATTTCTTAGATATGTGGTTCATATGAACAAAGCCTTGTTTCCATCAATGCACTTAGCATTGATCGCGTATTTCCATTTTACAATCCAACCAATTCAACGCCCACCGCTTTCAGTCATAACTCTACTACACGCAAGAGCTTCTCGCGTGGTAGCCAGAAGTTAAGATTGTCAATCACTGGCCCAAAAACATCGCGACTAGTAGAAGAGAATGAAGATAACAGAAGTCCCAGTATTGATGGCCATTCATCCCCAAATTTAAGTCTTGAGTTGGTTGACGAATCCTTGCTGGATACCACATGTCCTCCTCCACCACCAGCGCCAGCTATAACGTCATTAAATGGCGTGAATACTAATATTGTCAATAGTAACTCCTTGCATTTTGACTCTTCATATAGAGGAATGACATCTATGACGCATAAGTCCAACACTTCTCCTCCATATAATTTTCCGTCGATGGCATCCAGCACTGGGTACAGTTCATTCAGTGGCAACGGTCACTGCTCGTTGAATTTCGATGGACCTAGTTCGTTAAAAATGCCCGGAGAACGTGATATTTATCTCCACATGCCATTGGGGAACTCATTTGCAAATGACattgaatataatttaaatgaaagtAATCCGCCCGTAATATCAAACTATGACCACACAGAGCTGGTCGAAGACTTTCCGGTGAATCAAAACATTCATCAACAGCCAAATGGACCAAATTCAGTGAGTTCAACCACCGCGTCAATGGGGCCTGCCCAAGCGATTCCGGCGTTTAAGGGTCCCAAATCGAAAGCAACAACCAGCGCACAAAAACGTAGCACGCAAATAGCAATATCAACTAGTGGCAAATCACACATGAACTCCTCCCACCAGCATCGTAGCAAGTTGTCGCAAGTGTCGTCGGTGAGTTCTACAGAGCTGCATAAATTAGATGACAATATGCCATTGAAGAAGTCATCTTCGTCGCATTACATAAACAAGACGAAGCGCGGAAACGAAACGCAATCAAATCTCAACAAAGAGAACGCAAGAAATAAGAATATAAGTGTGCAAATCTACGCAAAGCCGCCAACGCGCTCACGCACTACCCTGGAGCTGCGCTCGCCACAACGTCAAGCTGTTTCTGCAGCGGTGGCTGCTCAAAGACAATCTAACGTAAGTTCAGTTCAAACGATCATTTATATCcgattaacaacaacaattatctGTTGTAGAGATTTTCAAGTTACGTTGCAGATGGCAGCACAATCCCTAATGTAAGATTGTGTAAAGGCATTtgttcaatatgtaaataaataccgTTAATGCATAATTTTTGTAGATACCTGTCAACGCTCGGCCGGATCCAGTGTTACTAACACAAGGGAACTTGAACCAAAAGAGTTTTGGCAACCATCAAAATATAGATGATAGTTTAGAGATACAAATACTGCTGGCGTCGCATGAACAAATCTTTCAAGAGCTAAGCAACAGAAATGCAACTCTGCAGCTGATACGGAATTCTACAAggtaatatattaattattatattgaatGTTCTTTAGTTATGATTCCGGTATATTTGGTATTATGAAGGTCTCATGACGTCATTGGTGCTTTGAAGCAAGCTATCAAGACAGGACGAACTGTGTTCGTCGATCTTTTAGGCGCTATAATGGAAAAAACGTAAGTGTAACCAAACATTGGACAATAAagtaaatatgaattaaattgATACTATTTGTGTGCACGTAGCTCGTCGTGGAACTTAGATTTGTGTCTTCTGTTACTACCGGAAATCTATGAACTGTTGCAAAGCCCACACAAGTTGTAAGTAACCTCGTGTTCAAATTAACAAATGACTTTCTGCTATGTTCATTCGAAATATCGTTTGTTGGTTAATTTTAGTCATTACACGCGCGGCTGTGACACGCTTCGAGTGATTCTTTCGAATTTCTTGCCGATTATACAAGACAATATAGATCCCTGGTCGAATAGTTTGGGAGTCGATGTTTCGCGAGAAGAGCGTCACCGCAAATGCATCGAGTGTCAGCACTGGTTGCTACAGATACGCAATTTGCCAGAAAGTAACCATTTCGGCAGCACTTTGTCCCAATTGCAAAACATGATCGTTAATATTTAATGGAACATTTTGGTCTACCGATTCCACCTTACACGTTTCCACACATATGTTTTGTGTTGTTTATATTTCAGTTTACCAGTAGCCACTTTGGCTCCGTtcactacatatatacatttaatgtCCACCTTTATATTCATTAGTTATGGTGTcgaaattgttaataatttattgttagGTTCGTAAAGATTTAAATCACTGCATATTTCATGTAACATTTATGTTTCAAACTAGTACTAACAGTATTTTAagttgcatgtgtgtttgtattctCAACATTTTGTTGACCGTTTTCTGATACAAATATAAAGTAACAACATATAACAAGAAAAACTGTTAGAAAATTCACCTATCGctattgatttgtttttataataaaatgttcttGCAAAACACTGCAAATTACAATAATAAGAAAACGCGTATCCACATACTTTGTAAAAAGTtcgaacacatacacacatacatatgtatatatacataattaattaGCGGACGCAATTTGATTTAAGCATGATTGTGAGACAAGGGCTCAGTAATTATTATGCGTGATCGTAAACGtacttacatttttaaaataacataaatatattatagacATTCATTCGAGCTagtttttctaaacaaaaaccCTATGAGTTAAAATTGagaaaccaaattttttcccaaaacgaaaaaaacaagataattaaaaacattcCCCCAGTAATTAGAGAATGAAGAAAGTAACATAGCAATTGTGTGAGCCATTACAAGCTTCAATGCACATATTTTCGTTAATTTAAATCCATTTCGTTATTGGAAAGTGCCTTTTAGGAGGAGGAGGAGGAAGCGCACTGAAACCCCGTCGGTAGGATGACAGTAGAGACATACTTTTTAAAAGTATAAACAGTAGTGCTTTTAaggcaaaagtaaatataaaactcAGTCCAAAAGaaaagatgtacatacatataactgagaatttttatgaacttcatatttttatacaagaaaGTGGCAGAACTGAAAATAGGTCCgcaattttaatgtaaaaatcaTGATAATAATAGAAGCTAAGACGGCAATTTTTTTACGATATTACGATAATAAGTACAGATTGTGAGTTACAAGCGAGCCGAGGGACAGCTGAAAAAAAGGAGAAAGTGCGATAAGAGCATCTTGATTTGAAATTCGCTTTTGtttcttataaaaagtgtttaggGTGTAAATAACTACATAAAAAGCAAGACaagaataaataattatatttatatcgtAAGAGTAATTCAACTTCCTTCCATTAATAATTCGGCTAGGCGGATTGAAACGTAAATTATGACAATGAACAAATGTTTTGTACTCTAGTTGTAACTGGAGCGCATCTGTAGCTGCACTCACTCtaagtacatacacatagtacgcatatatttacaaaataagcatcgaactttgaaattatttttgtacgaATAGTAGATgggatatatatatacatatatatactacatatatgtatatgtgtatataattaataaagtaaaaaatcgtGAGGCTTTGCGCACGTTCATGATCACATATCACTATTTCTAACACCATTGCTGCAATCAGTACTACTCCCTTCTTATGgaaatacacaaacatacatatatcgctcACCACTCGCTGAATGCTATTATCATCTAACTGGTCATCTAAGCTTAAGTAAGAGATTTCCGCTCTCCactcacgatcactttgaacGCATGTAGAAAATAGTACGCATTCACCTAGAATATATAAGGTTATTTCACCGCTACAGGAAactattttatacaatttatgaCGAGCAATATGCAAGCAAATGAAGGCATGTTTTGaatattaactattttttaacaaagttCAAACTTATCCAATCCgattatttattacataataaGACGATTTGCATTTTCAATTCACCAGGCTTATACGCAaacgaatgtatgtatatgcatttttacTACCAATTTTTAAGCTTAGCGATAAGCTCAACCGACAAATTCGACCAACAGTTTTAGAATATAGGCAAAATAAAAAGCGCACGATTTGATTACGTCACCAATGTCGTCGTTTAATAACCTAGTATATTCACTATAAGTAAActatttatactaaatgtatGTGATTagctatattttaaaaagtccACATAAACGTAGCCTTGTTTTAAGATTCACAACTGAATAatatactaattttaaaatatttcctcagttaatttatgtttaaaaatattttaatttttattaattgaaacTTATCCattgcaagaaaataaaaataaaacaaatgttttgtATATCTTGAACTGTTTGAATTTACACTCTGGTTAGGGAAcacttgaaattaaatatattgaagaGGGCCAACTCGAATAAAATTGCTCTGAATAATGTTTGTTACAATAAATCACTTACAAATTCTCCAAAGTAGAAGGACCAAAACCCTTTAAAGAGCAGTGTTGAACCAATCCATTTCTATATTTATACCTGGCTCTACCCCCACTAAATGCGTGATGGAATGATGTTTAGAAAGATGGATTTgataattttgaagaatttattaaaaaactaaataattttttttttcttattttcaatacacatatgtatatttgagtgGGTTGATTTATAGGTGCCACTTTGCCTAAGAAACTATGGGTTTAAACCCTATTTCGAGCCAGTCATTTTCAAAGTGTAATTTAGCTTTAAGGGGttgtaaaaatttgttcacaCATATTTGGGATAAAGGAATGGAATTTTGCTaattatttgtcggaatcattCGGATCGGATTATCCAGCACTTATTTAACAAGTAATGAAGAGaccaaacatttcatactcttgcaacttgcaagattAAAGTTATTGATTGTATGGGGTCTAGGAGAAGTATTCTCTCGATTTTCTGCTTTATTCTAAGTACAAATATGCACCTTTATAAGAAAGACATACagtctcaattttattaagataactcacgatatgcggtataaagtcacccggaagttcgaaaatcttcatagtaggtacatacatatataagggctaagggaagtattgacctgattcaatccatttttgacacaccTAAATTCcactatcaggaaaggattctttcCGAATTTCAGTTATGTATCTCACACATtttccgatattttcgataaacaGTCAACTATAGGCACTGAGTTCACATAGTGAGAGCCTAGGGGCTTGagcagttttggttcgattccggcaatttttagtcataaggtggcacaccccaaatgcattattcgtgcaaagtctTAACCTGATATAGTAATTCAGTCtcgatttgtatactggaaagtggaagattcaaatgaaatttaaaactgttttatatgggaagaaggcatacagccgattttgatttttttcaaactgcaacataagaaaaaatcacgtagtaaatttggttgaaatcggtcgggcGGGTCTCGAAATTTGTGATTTCACTTAAGTGGGTGGTACCACGCCCATCTTCCAATTTGGCTATGGCTCCTTTGAAGGTCTCTTATATCATCCTAGGggtaaaatttagttattattttatctgGTTTTTAGTAGATCTTAATTGTTCTGTTATATGGGGAATAAGCGGGGTTATCAACCGATTTTATCATTTCCcaactgtcggtaggagttcttataatatttgagctaggcgaatttggttgttatggtttaagaaatatatacattaaacttattacagGGCGGGGCCCAGCGCATCTATGTACTATTTTTCTAAGGAACGCACATGCCAATTTTCATCAGATATCTcaagtttttactcaagttacagttttcatggacggacggacagtctTGTCATCctgaacatttatatacacattatcctatatctatctcgattacttttagatattactaaaaccgttaggtgaaaaaactattatactttgtatCAACCTGTTACAAGCGTATAAATACTTAAGAGCACATAATTTTGCGGAATTGTCCTctaatatacaaggtgcgttccaaagtaaataggactttttgaatctagcgccccctggtggcgccatctatatgtcgactggtgcgttagaatatCTGCTACAtttatcaattgtccagtgagaacttcatgacattttattgtttggaagtgaagttattcgGTTTaagtgtctgtatgtttgcgttatcggtgcgaaaatgagcttcgaacaaagagccaacattaaattttgttttaaaatttgtaaaacttttaccgaaacgtttatGGCGATCCTATCCTATCTCGTAGCAGattgcacgagtggtttcaacgttttcaaagtggtcgtgaggacataaatgacgatcaacacgtgggccaatcaaaatccgccatcaccggaaattccatcgaaactgtgcgtgaattcatcaaaaatcagccgaaatcatcatcgaaattcatggaaatggaattgaacatctccaaaacattgatttattgcattttgaccgaacattttgttccgcacaaattgactgacgaccaaaaattgctcagaatccatcattcgatcgacgcttgtgaccattatttgaccaaaaatcacattttaagcattaaccactccccgttttcacctgatatggcaccgtgccttttcggaaaaatgcatttggctATGAAAAGacagcgttatgcagacgtagaggccattcaaaaggcttgcaccggcatactggcggccacaccggccaacgagctaaaacactcgtttgacatgcttttggaccgtgcaaaaagctgtactgaagcagaaggagactattttgaataaaataaattgaccatttgttctgttttttttaagtcctgtgtactttggaatacaccttgtatacttatttttatagaaaaaatcgaCCGGCcgtaacatatgtacatacataaatatgtacatacctgtACATGCAAATAATAATGTAAATGTCTTGTAgtcaaagaataaaaaattatcggGAAATACTCAATGGCGCAATGGCTTGAGAGTAATTACCCTCAACTACGTATTACGTAACTAAGAAAGTATTGCCCCATAGGCGCTTCATGGATCATGGATCTTTTGGTGGGAGAATTCAGAAtaatatatacaacaacaatgcggaGTGGATATAAAAAAGcgcaataataatataaaacactGAAAAAGTACGTAGGCAAAGCTATTTAATTACCGTTAACGATCCGAAATGGTCACAGAGAAAAGTGTGAACCTACGAATAtattggtatacatatgtaaatagtataTTCGTGTGTGCATTGTAATTTAAATGAAGGTGAAAAGAGCTGTGATGACCTGGAAGTGCACAAGCACTTGTACACGGGTGCTCTGAGCTCTTTGGAAAGTGAAATATGCGCCAATTAACCTTTTTATTTACACTTCAAAATATGAGCAGAAGCAGCTCTTTTAATGAGCCATAATATCACCTTAACAACCGCAGACATGGGAGGCTGCTTCAATTGTCATCAGTCTTAGCCGTCTTCCGCCGCTTGGCTGTGTGAGCAAACTCCGCAGTACGAAGAGCAACGTGAACGCGGCACGATATGTCAATATTCGAGTCCGAGATTTGATAAACGTTTAGTGATTAAGAAGCGCAGACACTCTTCGAGTTAACGGCAGCATTTACCTCATTTATAATTTTCGACTACCGTTATGGTTTCTAAAACAAGAATACTCAGAATATGGTtagcagtttttgttgtttccgTTGTTTACAAATTTCCTAAAACTGCGGCAAAATTAAGCATGGGAATGTTTTCCGGCGCGGCACCAGATCTTCCCTTTGGCGTGATTCAACAATTGCAGTTGGAACAAAAAGCACACAGCCATCGTCGAAACTCCTTGAAGAGTGTCAAAGGTATTGCAGCAGAAAAGCTCTTTATGTTTCCTCCAATGCCGTATCAAGATCCAATGTTTGGTCAAACGCGGAGGACGTCCATTAACTTCCCTCGCTATAATTACATCAATCCAAAAAGTAGATTGTCAACTTTACGAAAGCAGTCGATTTTGCCGCTTTCCCAGCAGAATATCCAGTTATTTCACTTGTACGATGATGAAGGTGAGCACATGTTGGATTTGAAAGTAGACAAGACTCAACATCGTCCTTCTGCTGAACCTAAACGCTCGACGAATAGGCGAAAGACTGTCCTGTATCCCAAGCAATCAAGCGAAAGCTTCAAACGAATTCATCACTACTGGTTATACATATGATGGTGCGCCACATAAGATCTCTTCAGTTTTTCGAGAACAGTCTCACTGACGATAGACGTattacttcaaatttaatataaaaaagtgttgtaattatttataaaatgtattatGTATATTGGACTTAAATAGTTAtgcaattataaattaaaaactcatttaatTTGATGTCGaattctaatttaaaaataacaccaTTAGTGACACCCTTAACCACTTTGTGTTATGCAACATCTGAAAGACTACCATCAGACTTGTAACCGCCGAATTTGTTTTCATAACCGTCAAACTCGGTTTTAGCAAAGTTAAAGCCACCGTATTCGTGATAACCGTGACTATAATCCTCGCCTTGGTGTCCAATATATTCTCCGTATGCACCAAATTGGTTGTGATCGGTGTTATCTCCATGATCAATATgagtgttaaaaatattaaattctccTTGATTGTCTTCGTGATGGTCTGAATGGTTTTCTCCAAAATGAGTTGAATGTTGTTCGCCAGCATCGTAATTGCTTTGACCGGCACTGATCCCACTGAAACCTCCGTGCGCTCCGAATTCATCGTCTCCCTCTTCTCCATGTATAGCTTTTGTTGCTTTGAATTCTAGTGGCTCACTGAATACTTCTATAGTCTCATGATGAACATGATCATTGGGACCAACATGGGGTTGGAGTGTTCTAAAAGACCCAAGTCCTCCAGTTCTAGCTGCTTCGTGAATAACTTTCTCCGTATGGTGCTCACGGCTATGCCCACTGAAGTCACTACTATCACCGGGAATACCATACCAACCAGTGCTAGAGGCTCCTTTACTTGCCAATACACCGGCATCTTCAATAAATCTTGTATATTTGCTGTAATCGTCTTGACTATC
The DNA window shown above is from Bactrocera tryoni isolate S06 chromosome 4, CSIRO_BtryS06_freeze2, whole genome shotgun sequence and carries:
- the LOC120773366 gene encoding katanin p80 WD40 repeat-containing subunit B1 isoform X2, whose amino-acid sequence is MALARKLTAKIYEIKAHDGNVTSLDLGETGSVLVTGGQDRNVNLWAIGREELFMSLTGHNRPIDCVRFAYNDDFVYSADDIGIIRRWDLNAQTICSTLNGHMKSVRTLDFNPSGEYVVSGSNDTTVRLWDVKNQNRCIKIYRGHIAQVNSVKFSPDGLWIASAGTEGSIIIWDIRKSKQIMEFSEHPPAAAITCIQFHPFEFLLAVGRVDGTISIYDLESQSRISQTETESQFYGHPIKCITFSENGECLFVGTAAGISVIGWEPDREFDHIISTWTALGDMKVVNRKLICGSYEQSLVSINALSIDRVFPFYNPTNSTPTAFSHNSTTRKSFSRGSQKLRLSITGPKTSRLVEENEDNRSPSIDGHSSPNLSLELVDESLLDTTCPPPPPAPAITSLNGVNTNIVNSNSLHFDSSYRGMTSMTHKSNTSPPYNFPSMASSTGYSSFSGNGHCSLNFDGPSSLKMPGERDIYLHMPLGNSFANDIEYNLNESNPPVISNYDHTELVEDFPVNQNIHQQPNGPNSVSSTTASMGPAQAIPAFKGPKSKATTSAQKRSTQIAISTSGKSHMNSSHQHRSKLSQVSSVSSTELHKLDDNMPLKKSSSSHYINKTKRGNETQSNLNKENARNKNISVQIYAKPPTRSRTTLELRSPQRQAVSAAVAAQRQSNIPVNARPDPVLLTQGNLNQKSFGNHQNIDDSLEIQILLASHEQIFQELSNRNATLQLIRNSTRSHDVIGALKQAIKTGRTVFVDLLGAIMEKTSSWNLDLCLLLLPEIYELLQSPHKFHYTRGCDTLRVILSNFLPIIQDNIDPWSNSLGVDVSREERHRKCIECQHWLLQIRNLPESNHFGSTLSQLQNMIVNI
- the LOC120773574 gene encoding uncharacterized protein LOC120773574, which codes for MKVFAYVLCMFVASVNSGYTLPGSALNEEIDFKGDFSGNNWHEVNQEDGERSLTTDYKSTDVNGDYGGAFGNGKPITEVMQEERQSDEHIGLDSQDDYSKYTRFIEDAGVLASKGASSTGWYGIPGDSSDFSGHSREHHTEKVIHEAARTGGLGSFRTLQPHVGPNDHVHHETIEVFSEPLEFKATKAIHGEEGDDEFGAHGGFSGISAGQSNYDAGEQHSTHFGENHSDHHEDNQGEFNIFNTHIDHGDNTDHNQFGAYGEYIGHQGEDYSHGYHEYGGFNFAKTEFDGYENKFGGYKSDGSLSDVA
- the LOC120773366 gene encoding katanin p80 WD40 repeat-containing subunit B1 isoform X1, with amino-acid sequence MALARKLTAKIYEIKAHDGNVTSLDLGETGSVLVTGGQDRNVNLWAIGREELFMSLTGHNRPIDCVRFAYNDDFVYSADDIGIIRRWDLNAQTICSTLNGHMKSVRTLDFNPSGEYVVSGSNDTTVRLWDVKNQNRCIKIYRGHIAQVNSVKFSPDGLWIASAGTEGSIIIWDIRKSKQIMEFSEHPPAAAITCIQFHPFEFLLAVGRVDGTISIYDLESQSRISQTETESQFYGHPIKCITFSENGECLFVGTAAGISVIGWEPDREFDHIISTWTALGDMKVVNRKLICGSYEQSLVSINALSIDRVFPFYNPTNSTPTAFSHNSTTRKSFSRGSQKLRLSITGPKTSRLVEENEDNRSPSIDGHSSPNLSLELVDESLLDTTCPPPPPAPAITSLNGVNTNIVNSNSLHFDSSYRGMTSMTHKSNTSPPYNFPSMASSTGYSSFSGNGHCSLNFDGPSSLKMPGERDIYLHMPLGNSFANDIEYNLNESNPPVISNYDHTELVEDFPVNQNIHQQPNGPNSVSSTTASMGPAQAIPAFKGPKSKATTSAQKRSTQIAISTSGKSHMNSSHQHRSKLSQVSSVSSTELHKLDDNMPLKKSSSSHYINKTKRGNETQSNLNKENARNKNISVQIYAKPPTRSRTTLELRSPQRQAVSAAVAAQRQSNRFSSYVADGSTIPNIPVNARPDPVLLTQGNLNQKSFGNHQNIDDSLEIQILLASHEQIFQELSNRNATLQLIRNSTRSHDVIGALKQAIKTGRTVFVDLLGAIMEKTSSWNLDLCLLLLPEIYELLQSPHKFHYTRGCDTLRVILSNFLPIIQDNIDPWSNSLGVDVSREERHRKCIECQHWLLQIRNLPESNHFGSTLSQLQNMIVNI